In the Candidatus Eremiobacteraceae bacterium genome, one interval contains:
- the lptC gene encoding LPS export ABC transporter periplasmic protein LptC, protein MRSRNLIAAVVVLALLVSAMPRAARADLQIGRFSVEFRNSNYNLKTGDIVLTGGVSGKGPDGDFRADRAFGNRERQEITLVGNVQAHRKSAGTPITLNSDTATIDERNKTYIASGNVSAIVGARTMSADQMRLDDAAHVFTLGGNVHITEAGRSLATDQLVYHDDSGVITAPGPVSGTTDNGDFSADRADGNVKLGQVTLTGDVVLHSGAAANGPSKEPVALYADVLHYDGQAKTVTATGSVKIEQGTQVVTAPLLSLDNATGDLHLSGGVHGEQPPDRTFDTEQLTYNVDTGAITVPGAIRGSAREGDFAADSVRGNMKTRVYDLTGHAVVRTSGKRATGANQTPTALKADHIHIDEAHKRYVAEGNATIAQATRTVSAPLLTFDDVVHVVKLTGGVHATEQPDRSADTAEVIYHSDTGAISAPSQVTGRSTTDAFRADRATGNTKNNLFNLDGNVVMRRQTPQDKDPTVLTASHVRIDGATKTYTATGNPKVTQGTKWMTGQVISLNDSTHLLHVTGGVHAEQPHGRTFDTPELTYNTQSDYFKMLGGIMAIFPLSNASSTPTPFPTPSGNLSPQAPSPFQNESMPAQYASPSPTPAPTPSPTATSPPTATPH, encoded by the coding sequence GTGAGATCCCGCAACCTCATCGCCGCCGTCGTCGTGCTCGCGCTGCTCGTGAGCGCGATGCCGCGTGCCGCGCGCGCCGATCTGCAGATCGGGCGTTTCTCGGTCGAGTTCCGCAATTCGAACTACAATCTGAAGACGGGCGATATCGTGCTCACCGGCGGGGTGAGCGGCAAGGGGCCGGACGGCGATTTCCGCGCCGACCGCGCGTTCGGCAATCGCGAGCGCCAAGAGATCACGTTAGTGGGCAATGTCCAAGCCCATCGCAAGTCCGCGGGCACGCCGATCACGCTCAACAGCGACACCGCGACCATCGACGAGCGCAACAAGACCTACATCGCCTCGGGGAACGTCAGCGCGATCGTCGGCGCGAGGACGATGAGTGCCGACCAGATGCGCCTCGACGACGCGGCCCATGTGTTCACCCTTGGCGGCAACGTGCACATCACCGAAGCGGGCCGCTCGCTCGCGACCGATCAATTGGTGTATCACGACGATTCCGGTGTCATCACGGCGCCCGGGCCGGTCAGCGGCACCACGGATAACGGCGATTTCAGCGCCGACCGCGCCGACGGCAACGTCAAGCTGGGCCAGGTCACGCTGACGGGCGACGTCGTGCTCCATTCGGGCGCCGCAGCGAACGGGCCGTCGAAGGAACCGGTCGCGCTCTACGCCGACGTCCTTCACTACGACGGCCAGGCCAAGACGGTGACAGCGACCGGCAGCGTCAAGATCGAACAAGGCACGCAGGTGGTGACGGCGCCGCTGCTGAGCTTGGACAACGCGACCGGCGATCTCCACTTGAGCGGCGGCGTGCACGGCGAGCAGCCGCCCGATCGCACGTTCGACACCGAACAGCTCACGTACAACGTCGATACGGGCGCGATCACCGTTCCCGGAGCGATCCGCGGGTCGGCTCGCGAGGGCGACTTCGCTGCGGATAGCGTGCGCGGCAACATGAAGACGCGCGTGTACGATCTGACGGGCCATGCCGTCGTGCGCACGTCGGGCAAGCGCGCGACCGGCGCCAACCAGACGCCGACCGCGCTCAAAGCCGACCACATCCATATCGACGAGGCGCACAAGCGCTACGTCGCAGAGGGCAACGCGACGATCGCGCAGGCCACGCGCACGGTGAGCGCGCCGCTGCTGACCTTCGACGACGTGGTGCACGTCGTGAAGCTGACGGGCGGCGTCCACGCGACGGAACAGCCTGATCGCAGCGCGGATACCGCCGAAGTGATCTACCATTCTGACACGGGGGCCATCTCGGCGCCGTCTCAGGTCACGGGCCGCTCGACGACCGACGCGTTCCGGGCCGATCGCGCCACCGGGAACACGAAGAACAACCTCTTCAATCTGGACGGCAACGTCGTCATGCGACGGCAGACGCCGCAAGACAAAGATCCTACGGTGCTGACCGCGTCGCACGTGCGCATCGACGGCGCCACCAAGACCTACACGGCCACCGGCAATCCGAAGGTCACGCAGGGCACGAAGTGGATGACCGGTCAGGTCATCAGCCTCAACGACTCGACCCACTTGCTGCACGTCACCGGCGGCGTGCATGCGGAGCAGCCGCACGGCCGGACGTTCGACACGCCAGAATTGACCTACAACACGCAGAGCGATTACTTCAAGATGCTGGGCGGGATCATGGCGATTTTCCCGCTCTCCAACGCGTCGTCGACGCCGACGCCGTTCCCGACTCCCAGCGGCAATCTCTCCCCGCAAGCGCCCTCGCCGTTCCAGAACGAGTCCATGCCGGCGCAGTACGCCTCGCCATCACCCACGCCCGCGCCCACGCCGTCGCCCACCGCGACTTCCCCGCCGACCGCAACGCCGCATTAG
- a CDS encoding SigB/SigF/SigG family RNA polymerase sigma factor has protein sequence MSAEPRAPNADRQTVRFDKQRVRSLFASFAASRDPQVREQLVIEHLNLVRYLASRFANRGEPLDDLIQVGMLGLIKAIDRFEPERGLEFTTYATPTVIGEIKRHFRDKGWAIRVPRRLQELNAAVNRAVDTMSVELGRPPTIAELAAALGAGEEEVIEAHELGQAYAPLSLDVDLAGEGEGKSATLRDYLGAADPAMQLAEDRDLLERAFARLDRRERVILYLRFYENASQSDIARRLQVSQMHVSRLQQRALAKMKGLAQEESRPDHAN, from the coding sequence GTGAGCGCGGAGCCTAGAGCTCCCAACGCCGACCGTCAAACCGTGCGCTTCGACAAGCAGCGCGTGCGGTCGCTTTTCGCGTCGTTCGCGGCGTCGCGCGATCCGCAGGTGCGGGAGCAGCTCGTCATCGAGCATCTCAATCTGGTGCGCTACCTCGCGTCGCGTTTCGCCAATCGCGGCGAACCGCTCGACGACCTGATCCAGGTCGGCATGCTCGGGCTCATCAAAGCCATCGACCGCTTCGAGCCGGAGCGCGGTCTGGAGTTCACCACGTACGCGACGCCGACCGTCATCGGCGAGATCAAGCGCCACTTCCGCGACAAGGGCTGGGCCATACGCGTGCCGCGCCGCTTGCAGGAGCTCAACGCCGCGGTCAATCGCGCCGTCGACACGATGTCGGTGGAGCTCGGCCGGCCGCCCACGATCGCCGAACTCGCCGCTGCGCTCGGGGCCGGCGAAGAAGAAGTCATCGAAGCGCACGAGCTCGGGCAGGCGTATGCGCCGCTTTCGCTCGACGTCGACCTCGCCGGTGAGGGCGAAGGCAAGAGCGCGACTCTGCGCGATTATCTGGGCGCCGCCGACCCCGCGATGCAGTTGGCCGAAGATCGCGATCTGCTGGAACGGGCGTTCGCGCGCCTCGACCGCCGCGAGCGCGTCATCCTCTACCTGCGGTTCTACGAAAACGCCTCGCAGTCGGACATCGCCCGGCGCCTGCAGGTCTCGCAGATGCACGTCTCGCGCCTGCAACAGCGCGCGCTCGCCAAGATGAAGGGCCTCGCCCAAGAAGAGTCGCGCCCCGATCACGCAAACTAG
- a CDS encoding STAS domain-containing protein, which produces MDINVDVKEIPGKNGVRVVDLNGEIDVYTSPRVKETISELIDQGHYDLIINLENVRYIDSTGLGVLIGGLKRVREHSGTVNLICTNPQIKKIFDITGLVKIFGIYDSEASASAAL; this is translated from the coding sequence GTGGACATCAACGTGGACGTCAAAGAGATCCCCGGCAAGAACGGCGTGCGGGTCGTCGACCTCAACGGCGAGATCGACGTCTATACGTCGCCGCGCGTCAAAGAGACGATCAGCGAGCTGATCGATCAAGGCCACTACGATCTCATCATCAACCTCGAGAACGTGCGCTATATCGATTCGACCGGCTTGGGCGTGCTGATCGGCGGCCTCAAACGCGTGCGCGAGCACAGCGGAACGGTCAACCTCATCTGCACCAATCCGCAGATCAAGAAGATCTTCGATATCACCGGCCTGGTGAAGATCTTCGGGATCTACGATTCGGAAGCGAGCGCAAGCGCGGCGCTATGA
- a CDS encoding ATP-binding protein, which translates to MISPADEALANNTIELRLPSKAEWVGVARLAVAGIASRLEFSIEDIEDLKLSVAEAYTNCIQHADDSGEVRIICTIHPEKLVVMVRDRGKGFKGATVAPRRLGEPQEGGLGVFLIRTLMDDVTYEVDPGRGTRLTMTKHVRPASGSRERGA; encoded by the coding sequence ATGATCTCGCCCGCAGACGAGGCCCTCGCGAACAACACCATCGAGCTGCGGCTGCCGAGCAAGGCCGAGTGGGTCGGCGTCGCCCGGCTCGCCGTCGCCGGCATCGCCAGCCGGCTCGAGTTTTCCATCGAAGACATCGAAGACCTCAAGCTCTCGGTGGCAGAGGCATACACCAACTGCATCCAGCACGCCGACGACAGCGGCGAAGTGCGCATCATCTGCACGATCCATCCGGAGAAGCTCGTCGTGATGGTCCGCGATCGAGGCAAGGGCTTCAAGGGCGCCACCGTCGCACCGCGCCGTCTCGGCGAGCCGCAAGAGGGTGGACTCGGCGTGTTCCTCATCAGAACCTTGATGGACGACGTGACCTATGAGGTCGATCCGGGGCGCGGCACCCGCCTGACGATGACCAAGCACGTCCGTCCTGCGTCCGGCTCGCGTGAGCGCGGAGCCTAG
- a CDS encoding replication-associated recombination protein A: MTDEPRLFEIAPPSSESGDEPLPAGAPLAARMRPRALDEFVGQQRIIGPGTALRTAAEQRKIPSLVLWGPPGSGKTTLARLLAKAVGARFVGLSAVTAGVADLRRIVADARRVRARGGTIVFIDEIHRFNKAQQDAILPFVERGDITFIGATTENPSFEVNSALLSRSRVFVLAPLGPDEIGTIVDRAIADRDRGLPCAVRLAPEARAKLIALADGDARSALNALELASEIAASRGTPAPVIEPRDVEEAMQRRALRYDRAGDEHYDLISAFIKSVRGSDPDAAVYWLARMLEAGEDPMFIARRLVILAGEDVGLGDPQALPIATAAHYAAHAIGMPEAMFPLVEATLYLARAKKSNSGLRAYAAARQAIEETGTLPVPLHLRNAATGLMKQLGYGKDYQYAHDFPDAKIEQQHLPDELKDRTFFEP, encoded by the coding sequence ATGACTGACGAACCGCGGCTGTTCGAGATCGCGCCGCCATCTTCGGAGAGCGGCGACGAACCGTTGCCGGCCGGTGCGCCGCTCGCCGCGCGCATGCGGCCGCGCGCGTTGGACGAGTTCGTCGGCCAGCAGCGCATCATCGGCCCGGGCACCGCGCTGCGCACCGCCGCCGAGCAACGCAAGATCCCCTCGCTCGTGCTGTGGGGCCCGCCGGGCAGCGGCAAGACGACGCTCGCGCGGCTGCTGGCAAAGGCGGTCGGCGCGCGCTTCGTCGGCCTCTCCGCCGTCACCGCGGGCGTCGCGGACCTGCGCCGCATCGTCGCCGACGCCAGGCGCGTGCGCGCGCGCGGCGGCACGATCGTCTTCATCGACGAGATCCACCGCTTCAACAAGGCGCAGCAGGACGCGATCCTGCCGTTCGTCGAGCGAGGCGACATCACGTTCATCGGCGCGACGACCGAAAATCCATCGTTCGAAGTGAACAGCGCGCTACTGTCGCGCAGCCGCGTCTTCGTCCTCGCACCGCTCGGGCCGGATGAGATCGGCACGATCGTCGATCGAGCGATCGCCGACCGCGACCGCGGACTGCCTTGCGCCGTGCGCCTCGCGCCGGAAGCGCGCGCCAAGCTTATCGCGCTCGCCGACGGCGACGCGCGCTCGGCGCTCAACGCCTTGGAGCTGGCCTCGGAGATCGCGGCCAGTCGCGGCACGCCCGCGCCGGTGATCGAGCCGCGCGACGTCGAGGAGGCGATGCAGCGGCGCGCGCTGCGTTACGATCGCGCCGGCGACGAGCACTACGATCTTATCTCGGCGTTCATCAAGTCCGTGCGCGGCAGCGACCCGGATGCCGCGGTGTATTGGCTAGCCCGCATGCTCGAGGCAGGCGAGGATCCGATGTTCATCGCCCGCCGGCTGGTCATTCTGGCAGGCGAAGATGTGGGGCTTGGCGATCCCCAGGCGCTGCCGATCGCGACCGCCGCGCACTATGCCGCGCACGCCATCGGGATGCCCGAAGCGATGTTCCCGCTCGTGGAGGCGACGCTCTATCTGGCGCGGGCGAAGAAGAGCAACTCGGGCTTGCGGGCATATGCGGCTGCGCGACAGGCGATCGAGGAGACGGGCACGCTGCCGGTGCCGCTGCACCTGCGCAACGCTGCCACCGGATTGATGAAGCAGCTCGGATACGGCAAGGACTATCAGTACGCGCACGACTTCCCCGATGCCAAGATCGAGCAGCAGCATCTGCCCGACGAGCTCAAAGACCGGACGTTCTTCGAACCCTAA
- a CDS encoding YtxH domain-containing protein has product MDNDRSNSGVGFLSGLVIGAFAGAVLALVLAPQTGEETRELITGKAQEARGKAMDLASDLRDLANQLADDLRKQADDLAKRTRVAYESTAKRADSAVNAAKHAAQSKIDELSNG; this is encoded by the coding sequence ATGGACAACGATCGCAGCAATTCAGGAGTAGGTTTTCTCTCGGGCCTCGTGATCGGCGCGTTCGCCGGTGCGGTGCTCGCGCTGGTGCTCGCGCCGCAAACGGGCGAAGAGACGCGCGAATTGATCACCGGCAAGGCGCAAGAGGCGCGCGGCAAAGCGATGGACCTCGCCTCGGACCTGCGCGATCTCGCCAATCAACTGGCCGACGACCTGCGCAAGCAAGCGGACGATCTGGCCAAGCGCACGCGCGTCGCGTATGAATCGACCGCCAAACGCGCCGACAGCGCGGTCAACGCGGCCAAGCACGCCGCGCAATCCAAGATCGACGAGCTTTCGAACGGGTAG
- a CDS encoding aminotransferase class V-fold PLP-dependent enzyme, with the protein MAVYLDNAATTALRAEALDAMLPYLRAEYANPSSPHSSGQRVRRALDEARERTAAAIGARPAEIVFTGSGSEADNLALFGLVAAGAGRGHLIISAIEHHAVLHAADVVRARGHTVTTLPVDRDGFVSEDALAGALEANAGATLVSVMHANNEIGTIERIERLAAIAHARRALFHTDAVQTVGHIGVDVKALGVDALSLSAHKFEGPKGVGALYVRSGVHPAPLIHGGGQEGGRRAGTENVAGVVGLATALDLAVRSVARHAAATSALRDELIESVLARIPGSALNGSRSERLPNNASLRFDGIDGQTMVLALDVVGFEVSTGSACTSGSLEPSHVLTAAGLDAAQARGTVRFSLGRGTTKADIASLLSHLPGMIERLRSLSAALVPGGGPSRARE; encoded by the coding sequence ATGGCCGTCTATCTCGACAATGCCGCCACCACGGCGCTGCGCGCCGAGGCGCTCGACGCGATGCTGCCGTATCTGCGCGCGGAGTACGCCAACCCGTCAAGCCCGCATTCATCGGGCCAGCGGGTGCGGCGCGCGCTCGACGAGGCGCGCGAGCGCACGGCCGCTGCGATCGGCGCGCGACCGGCCGAGATCGTCTTCACCGGCAGCGGCTCGGAGGCCGACAATCTTGCGCTGTTCGGCCTCGTGGCGGCCGGCGCCGGCCGCGGACATCTGATCATCAGCGCCATCGAGCATCATGCCGTGCTGCATGCGGCCGACGTCGTACGCGCGCGCGGCCACACCGTGACGACACTGCCGGTCGACCGCGACGGGTTCGTCTCCGAGGATGCGCTCGCAGGGGCGTTGGAGGCGAACGCGGGCGCGACGTTGGTGAGCGTGATGCACGCCAACAACGAGATCGGCACGATCGAGCGCATCGAGCGGCTCGCCGCGATCGCGCACGCGCGCCGCGCGCTGTTCCATACCGACGCCGTGCAGACGGTCGGGCACATCGGCGTCGACGTGAAGGCGCTCGGCGTCGACGCGCTGTCGCTGTCCGCGCACAAGTTCGAGGGACCAAAGGGCGTCGGCGCGCTGTACGTGCGCTCCGGCGTTCACCCCGCGCCGCTGATCCACGGCGGCGGACAAGAAGGCGGCCGGCGCGCCGGCACCGAGAACGTCGCCGGCGTCGTCGGCTTGGCGACCGCGCTCGATCTGGCGGTGCGCAGCGTCGCGCGCCACGCAGCGGCGACCAGCGCCCTGCGCGACGAGCTGATCGAGAGCGTGCTCGCGCGCATCCCTGGATCGGCGCTCAACGGCTCGCGCAGCGAGCGGCTGCCCAATAACGCGAGCCTTCGCTTCGACGGCATCGACGGCCAGACGATGGTGCTCGCCCTGGACGTGGTCGGCTTCGAGGTCTCGACGGGCAGCGCGTGCACGTCGGGGTCGCTCGAGCCGTCGCACGTGCTTACCGCCGCGGGATTGGACGCTGCGCAAGCCCGGGGAACGGTCCGCTTCTCGCTCGGCCGGGGCACGACCAAAGCCGATATCGCGAGTTTGCTTTCGCATCTCCCGGGTATGATAGAGAGGTTACGCTCGCTGTCGGCTGCACTCGTACCTGGGGGAGGTCCCTCACGCGCCCGAGAATGA
- a CDS encoding polyprenol monophosphomannose synthase, with amino-acid sequence MTSDDMSAAAGRCLVVLPTYQEADNIRATVQAVLAASPRLDVLVVDDASPDGTAALVTAMRSRDPRIALVSRAGKLGLGTAYIAGFQYGLDAGYAAIATMDADGSHDPAALPVMLGYIDAGDADLVIGSRYVRGGSVENFSMARKMNSAVANAMARMLLGLRVRDCTSGFRLYSSGLLRHMRLAKLKSTGYSMVPELLFESASSDARIVEVPISFRNRERGVSKVTVGEILSWMRTVAALRR; translated from the coding sequence GTGACTTCTGACGACATGTCCGCGGCGGCCGGGCGTTGCCTGGTCGTCCTCCCGACCTACCAAGAGGCCGACAACATCCGCGCCACCGTGCAAGCGGTGCTCGCTGCGTCGCCGCGCTTGGATGTGTTGGTGGTAGACGACGCGTCCCCTGACGGGACCGCCGCGCTGGTCACGGCGATGCGATCGCGCGATCCGCGCATCGCGCTGGTCAGCAGGGCAGGCAAACTCGGTCTGGGCACCGCGTATATCGCCGGCTTTCAATACGGCCTCGACGCCGGCTATGCGGCGATCGCGACGATGGACGCCGACGGCTCGCACGATCCGGCGGCGCTGCCCGTCATGCTCGGGTACATCGACGCGGGCGATGCCGATCTCGTCATCGGCTCCCGCTACGTGCGCGGCGGCTCGGTCGAGAACTTCTCGATGGCGCGCAAGATGAACAGCGCGGTCGCCAATGCGATGGCGCGCATGCTGCTCGGACTACGCGTGCGCGACTGCACGTCGGGCTTTCGACTGTACTCGAGCGGGTTGCTGCGCCACATGCGCCTCGCCAAACTCAAATCCACCGGCTACTCGATGGTGCCCGAGCTGCTTTTCGAATCGGCGTCGTCCGATGCGCGCATCGTCGAGGTGCCCATCTCGTTCCGCAATCGTGAGCGCGGCGTGTCGAAGGTGACGGTGGGCGAGATCCTGAGCTGGATGCGCACCGTGGCCGCGCTGCGGCGTTAA